A genomic region of Nitrosomonas ureae contains the following coding sequences:
- a CDS encoding tetratricopeptide repeat protein translates to MKNHGLWQFHYLIYVAIALSCYAYPAGASDNKAQQPTDFIELAAVMLKDGHHDRALLALQSVDLGNKKTDLARFYTLQGLSYLGLNDLEAAKDSLRLAVKNGQKDPSIFIYLAQAYFGVKDYKNTLDALEKAGALVNKDAVLISLKAESYWHLQRTTAAIDTLNAGQRTFPSDSRFLKRKVFYFVELGLYQEAIRLGREYFKRADATATDYVAFGNALRLSREYREAINILEVARLQYPHEEMVAKLLAHTYLDQGQLNSAAFILEQASLLNPVLQAEAAEIYRRAGRFHKALTLNESISDQKVKLKQRLSILLALKQFEHAANMESSLYRTGLLEDQDIRYALAYALFSSRRFSAVDKHLQHLTNAELFRKATELRRLMEVCKNEPWQCT, encoded by the coding sequence ATGAAAAACCACGGGCTCTGGCAATTTCATTACCTGATTTATGTGGCTATCGCCCTGAGTTGTTACGCTTATCCTGCGGGAGCAAGCGATAATAAGGCGCAGCAACCCACCGATTTTATTGAATTGGCTGCGGTCATGCTTAAAGATGGGCATCATGACCGCGCTTTGCTGGCATTGCAAAGTGTCGATTTAGGCAATAAAAAAACCGATCTGGCCCGATTTTATACGCTGCAAGGTTTATCGTATCTGGGATTGAACGACCTCGAAGCAGCCAAAGACAGCTTGCGGCTAGCAGTCAAGAATGGACAAAAGGATCCATCCATCTTTATCTATTTGGCGCAAGCTTACTTCGGAGTGAAAGATTACAAGAATACCCTTGATGCCCTTGAAAAGGCCGGTGCGTTGGTTAACAAGGATGCAGTCTTAATCAGTTTGAAAGCGGAATCCTATTGGCACTTGCAACGAACCACAGCGGCGATCGATACCTTGAACGCAGGGCAGCGCACTTTTCCATCGGATTCTCGTTTTCTCAAGCGCAAGGTGTTTTATTTTGTTGAATTGGGACTCTATCAGGAAGCTATCCGATTAGGCCGGGAATATTTCAAACGCGCGGATGCAACCGCTACGGATTATGTCGCCTTCGGCAATGCATTGCGTTTGAGCCGGGAATATCGGGAAGCCATCAACATTCTTGAAGTTGCGCGCCTGCAATACCCGCATGAGGAAATGGTGGCAAAACTGCTGGCGCATACTTATCTGGATCAGGGGCAGTTGAATTCCGCAGCATTTATTCTGGAGCAGGCTTCATTATTGAATCCTGTCTTACAGGCGGAAGCCGCCGAAATCTACCGGCGCGCAGGCCGGTTTCACAAAGCCTTGACGCTCAATGAAAGCATCAGTGATCAAAAAGTGAAGTTGAAACAGCGGTTATCGATTCTGCTGGCATTAAAGCAATTCGAACATGCCGCCAATATGGAGTCCAGTTTGTACCGTACCGGCTTATTGGAAGACCAGGATATTCGCTATGCATTGGCTTATGCGCTATTTTCGAGCCGCCGTTTTTCCGCGGTCGATAAGCACCTGCAACATCTCACGAACGCTGAACTTTTTCGCAAAGCCACGGAACTTCGCCGCTTGATGGAAGTATGCAAAAACGAACCCTGGCAATGCACCTGA
- a CDS encoding energy transducer TonB: MRTINMKQHLAGAVSMLFGLVFVFGLIVILNHYMGKIERTPPQDVTEISMTREIKQEPKKEIKKVEPKKQVSRPQAPAPFKGLDTALSGIDLGSLGLDNGQRDIDDGLLGKTGNAVMTADLVDIPPKPIARGSFKYPPTAKRNGIKGYVVLSVLVETDGSINQVQVLESSPSGIFDAAALQGIRAWHFEPAKYKGDTVRVWAKQKIRFDLS; this comes from the coding sequence ATGAGAACTATCAATATGAAACAGCATTTGGCTGGAGCTGTGTCGATGTTATTCGGCCTGGTATTTGTATTTGGGTTGATCGTGATACTAAATCACTACATGGGAAAGATTGAAAGAACGCCTCCCCAGGACGTGACGGAAATCTCCATGACGCGGGAGATCAAACAAGAACCCAAAAAAGAGATCAAGAAAGTGGAGCCTAAAAAGCAGGTATCCCGTCCGCAAGCGCCCGCGCCTTTCAAAGGATTGGATACTGCGCTATCCGGCATTGATTTGGGTTCGCTGGGTTTGGATAACGGACAACGCGATATTGACGATGGTTTGCTGGGTAAAACCGGTAACGCCGTCATGACCGCCGATCTGGTGGATATTCCACCTAAACCGATAGCGCGCGGATCGTTCAAATATCCGCCGACAGCCAAAAGGAACGGTATCAAGGGCTATGTTGTCTTGTCGGTGTTGGTTGAAACCGATGGTTCCATCAATCAGGTACAAGTGCTGGAGTCCAGTCCATCCGGGATTTTTGATGCGGCAGCGCTGCAAGGCATTCGCGCTTGGCATTTTGAACCGGCGAAGTACAAAGGTGACACGGTTCGTGTCTGGGCCAAGCAAAAAATTCGCTTTGATTTATCTTGA
- a CDS encoding ExbD/TolR family protein: MRHKESAEVETTIDMAPLIDIVFILLIFFMVTTTFVKDMKLELERPKANSAVAASSKAIRLFIDRNGDTYMDGEPVRLWLIQSKLRDALSTASNKIVLVVTDEGVPAGRLVEVVDQARLAGAESVGVATKKEAG; this comes from the coding sequence ATGAGACACAAAGAATCGGCGGAAGTAGAAACCACCATCGATATGGCGCCCTTGATCGATATCGTTTTTATCTTATTGATCTTTTTTATGGTGACAACGACTTTTGTCAAGGATATGAAACTGGAGTTGGAGCGACCCAAAGCGAATAGCGCCGTAGCGGCATCGAGCAAGGCGATCCGTTTGTTTATCGATCGCAATGGCGATACGTACATGGATGGCGAACCCGTGCGGTTGTGGTTGATACAAAGCAAGTTACGCGATGCGCTGAGCACGGCCTCCAACAAGATTGTTCTGGTGGTGACGGATGAAGGTGTGCCGGCAGGAAGATTGGTAGAAGTAGTGGATCAGGCGCGTTTGGCGGGTGCCGAAAGCGTAGGTGTTGCAACTAAAAAAGAAGCGGGGTGA
- a CDS encoding MotA/TolQ/ExbB proton channel family protein, whose amino-acid sequence MDFAELILIIKQLLAAGGIVMPPLVLCILLLWYGLGYRFWVMKSPKSMGVRDLLKYYQQHDDKPAGSIVAQAIKQGVRLQQKGVKNLRRHLDAAFYEYEREIGRFSVLVRIVIIISPLLGLLGTVIGMIETFDSLATMTLHSQSGGIAGGISQALFTTQMGLTVAIPGLLAHSILNRKQHQIELDLAQVKDLLCHQIHSHHPTKSFSS is encoded by the coding sequence ATGGATTTCGCGGAATTGATTCTGATCATAAAACAGCTGCTGGCGGCGGGCGGAATCGTAATGCCGCCTTTAGTGCTGTGCATCCTATTGCTATGGTATGGCTTGGGTTATCGATTCTGGGTAATGAAATCACCCAAAAGCATGGGTGTGCGCGACTTATTGAAATATTACCAGCAACACGATGACAAGCCCGCCGGAAGTATCGTTGCTCAGGCCATTAAGCAAGGCGTTCGATTGCAACAGAAAGGGGTGAAAAATCTGCGACGTCATTTGGATGCTGCTTTTTATGAATATGAAAGGGAGATCGGTAGATTTTCCGTTTTGGTGCGCATCGTCATCATCATTTCTCCTTTGTTGGGTTTGTTGGGAACAGTAATCGGGATGATTGAAACATTCGATTCATTGGCAACGATGACCTTGCATTCGCAATCCGGGGGAATCGCCGGGGGTATTTCACAAGCTTTGTTTACCACCCAGATGGGACTCACGGTCGCCATCCCCGGTTTGCTGGCGCACAGCATCTTAAACCGCAAGCAGCATCAAATAGAGTTGGATCTCGCGCAAGTCAAGGACCTGCTGTGTCATCAGATCCATAGCCATCACCCAACCAAGAGTTTTTCATCATGA
- a CDS encoding MotA/TolQ/ExbB proton channel family protein: MKIKLLILTLSMILPHLAFAQDQKGTEVTENVSVSAPERKPESAPAKKTNSIKQDTVNLETAYKREYAFLEAQKRELAERLRNYQASANREEQALSGKVNALERSSVERSARIDQLSAQLTESEHKEAAVIERSDALETTYLQAEGTLKNHGIEMPEAMKEAKDNDPVKVDFLFKQALSLLRNLGAIQTKSGHFFLADGKQVEGSLIHLGNIAAYGISDGGSGSLVPAGGGDFKVWKNAGAENATALSKNEQPDVLQLYLFESRTSSIDESPEKTLIGIIDSGGPIGWIIVILGGFAALLSLIRAHLLRTNSANTQQLTEQILGELASGDLEVAKKSCEDNSSAIGRVLHYTLRHLKDDRDHMEGIVYEAILQESSPLDRFGTAILVIASVAPLLGLLGTVTGMIETFDMITEFGTGDPKLLSDGISIALVTTQLGLIVAIPALMLGSLLSSWAKNIKRDMEHSALRIINVFLGGGLDIDEPNVSIVDESALALGST; the protein is encoded by the coding sequence ATGAAAATAAAATTATTAATCCTGACACTGTCAATGATTCTGCCGCATTTGGCTTTTGCGCAGGATCAGAAAGGTACTGAAGTCACCGAGAATGTATCGGTTTCAGCACCTGAAAGAAAGCCTGAATCCGCGCCTGCCAAGAAAACAAATTCAATCAAACAAGATACCGTTAACCTGGAAACGGCTTATAAACGTGAATATGCTTTTCTGGAAGCGCAGAAACGTGAATTGGCCGAACGCCTAAGAAATTATCAGGCCAGCGCCAATCGGGAAGAACAGGCGTTGAGCGGTAAAGTCAATGCGCTTGAACGCAGCTCGGTCGAACGTTCAGCCAGAATTGATCAGTTGAGCGCACAGCTTACCGAATCGGAACACAAGGAAGCCGCTGTGATAGAACGTAGCGATGCTCTGGAAACCACCTATTTGCAAGCTGAAGGGACGTTGAAGAATCATGGCATAGAAATGCCCGAGGCAATGAAGGAAGCCAAGGATAACGATCCGGTCAAAGTTGATTTTTTGTTTAAGCAGGCATTGTCTTTACTGCGGAATCTCGGCGCAATCCAGACCAAGTCAGGTCATTTTTTCTTGGCCGACGGTAAACAGGTTGAAGGATCGTTGATTCATCTGGGCAATATTGCAGCTTATGGCATCAGCGACGGTGGCAGCGGGAGTCTGGTTCCTGCGGGAGGAGGGGATTTCAAGGTTTGGAAAAATGCGGGTGCAGAAAACGCCACTGCATTGAGCAAGAACGAACAGCCGGATGTTTTGCAGTTGTATCTATTTGAATCACGCACCAGCTCCATTGATGAATCCCCTGAGAAAACCCTCATAGGCATTATCGATTCCGGAGGTCCCATTGGTTGGATCATCGTAATACTGGGCGGCTTTGCAGCTTTGTTGTCTCTGATCCGTGCCCATTTACTGCGGACGAATAGCGCTAACACCCAACAATTGACGGAGCAGATTCTTGGTGAATTGGCTTCCGGCGATCTGGAGGTGGCCAAGAAAAGCTGTGAAGACAACTCCTCCGCGATCGGGCGCGTGTTGCACTACACCCTGCGCCATTTGAAAGATGACCGGGATCATATGGAAGGCATCGTGTACGAGGCCATTCTGCAAGAATCCAGCCCATTGGATCGTTTTGGCACGGCAATATTGGTGATTGCTTCCGTAGCGCCGCTGCTCGGTTTGCTGGGTACGGTAACCGGCATGATCGAAACCTTTGACATGATTACCGAATTTGGTACCGGTGACCCTAAACTTTTGTCGGATGGTATCTCGATTGCTCTGGTAACAACACAACTCGGCTTGATCGTGGCCATTCCGGCGCTGATGCTGGGGTCATTGCTGTCTTCCTGGGCGAAAAACATTAAACGCGATATGGAGCATTCAGCGCTCAGAATCATCAATGTTTTTTTGGGTGGCGGACTGGATATCGATGAACCGAATGTATCCATTGTGGACGAATCTGCCTTGGCCTTAGGTAGTACTTGA
- a CDS encoding DUF3450 domain-containing protein yields the protein MPNHFFKKTALFSSVMILLLSTSVVMGNSLENLAKSLAKIRGEVETLQMQLDLEKEKHGSRISALNSQLADLSVEERRQKLSIEKLQHSIEKLGVTAKQAEQSGESLKPVLLAALGEYRRHIQTGFPFKMEDRVKAINDLENNLINQQIDPNKAVNQAWSLIEDEIRLSKENGIYQQTIMLDGEKVLVDIAKLGTVFLFFQTKDNQSGMARKLAQGGWKFEMVDNAGDRERIRNLFDSLKKQIRQGYFELPNPLKK from the coding sequence ATGCCAAACCATTTTTTTAAAAAAACAGCTTTATTTTCCAGCGTGATGATTTTGCTGTTATCTACGTCCGTAGTGATGGGGAATAGCCTGGAGAACCTGGCCAAGTCGTTGGCCAAAATTCGCGGTGAAGTGGAAACGCTACAAATGCAACTGGATCTCGAGAAGGAAAAGCACGGCAGCAGAATATCAGCACTGAATTCGCAACTGGCGGATTTAAGTGTTGAAGAGCGGCGGCAAAAACTGAGTATTGAGAAGTTGCAGCATTCCATTGAGAAGCTGGGCGTTACTGCGAAACAGGCAGAGCAATCGGGTGAAAGTTTGAAGCCGGTTCTGCTGGCGGCATTGGGTGAATACCGGCGGCATATTCAAACCGGCTTCCCCTTCAAAATGGAAGATCGCGTCAAGGCGATTAATGATCTGGAAAACAATCTGATCAATCAACAGATAGATCCCAACAAGGCGGTCAACCAGGCGTGGTCATTGATCGAGGATGAAATTCGTCTGAGCAAGGAAAATGGCATTTATCAGCAAACGATCATGCTCGACGGGGAAAAAGTGCTGGTGGATATCGCCAAGCTGGGCACGGTATTTCTTTTCTTTCAAACCAAGGATAACCAAAGCGGCATGGCCAGGAAGCTGGCGCAAGGCGGCTGGAAGTTTGAAATGGTGGATAACGCAGGCGATAGGGAGCGAATCAGGAATTTGTTTGATTCGTTGAAGAAACAAATTCGCCAGGGTTATTTTGAATTACCGAATCCGTTAAAAAAATGA
- a CDS encoding nuclease-related domain-containing protein: protein MLPLFSFTADEIAAKANLATDIVERVLGAFELPSTERNEGFNALHDFNVITAMPLLRTRSGEFLSLQTYSLAEAIYEAPHHWMYQDEAYRPTLSKNRGDFTEDFVAERLGLVFGKDRVYLNVDIFRTKAAKVSDVDVLVVWGNRAIIVQAKSKRLTLESRKGNDQVIRNDFKKAVQVAYDQGAACAKNLIEKECRLVAADGREVVLPDDIKEIYIFCVVSDHYPALSFQARQFLKTESIDRVQAPLVMDVFAVDAMTEMLQSPLQLLSYVNRRANYAEQLMASQELTILGYHLTKNLWVQSDVNLMHLCDDFSAGLDIAMAVRRAGVQGAATPDGVLTRFGKTTVGRIVKEIEARPDSATIDLGFLLLEMSEQAVKEMSRAVDKLAARTRADGQVHDVTFGFKEGSGITFHCTDEPSNVAGPRLESYCTLRKYREKASQWFGLCMTSTGPDVQFGVSLLFPWNQDAQMDEKTKDMKEPVPIDQALQTLMMRRSRARKIGRNDLCPCGSGRKYKKCCLN, encoded by the coding sequence ATGCTCCCTCTTTTCTCATTCACTGCCGATGAAATTGCAGCAAAGGCGAATCTTGCTACCGATATTGTGGAAAGAGTACTCGGGGCATTTGAACTGCCATCAACAGAGCGCAATGAAGGATTCAACGCACTGCACGATTTCAACGTTATTACGGCTATGCCCCTACTGCGGACGCGGAGCGGAGAATTCTTATCACTGCAGACTTACTCATTGGCTGAAGCGATATACGAGGCTCCTCATCATTGGATGTATCAAGACGAGGCATATCGTCCAACACTCTCGAAGAACCGAGGTGACTTCACTGAAGATTTTGTAGCCGAGCGACTCGGCTTGGTCTTTGGGAAGGATCGCGTTTATTTGAATGTAGATATATTCAGAACCAAGGCAGCAAAGGTATCTGATGTAGACGTTCTTGTCGTTTGGGGCAATCGGGCCATCATCGTGCAGGCAAAATCAAAGCGCCTTACACTTGAATCGAGAAAAGGAAATGATCAGGTTATTCGCAACGACTTCAAGAAGGCGGTACAGGTTGCCTATGACCAAGGTGCCGCTTGCGCTAAAAACCTGATCGAAAAGGAATGCAGGCTCGTGGCCGCTGATGGGCGCGAGGTCGTACTGCCGGATGACATCAAGGAGATTTACATCTTCTGTGTCGTCAGTGATCACTACCCAGCTTTGAGCTTTCAGGCACGGCAATTCCTGAAGACAGAATCCATTGATCGGGTACAAGCGCCGTTGGTTATGGACGTGTTTGCTGTGGATGCCATGACCGAAATGCTTCAGTCGCCCCTGCAGCTTCTTAGCTATGTGAACCGACGGGCCAACTACGCTGAGCAACTCATGGCATCGCAGGAACTAACGATCCTTGGCTATCACCTGACGAAGAACCTGTGGGTGCAGTCTGACGTTAATCTGATGCATCTGTGCGATGACTTTTCGGCCGGGTTAGACATTGCGATGGCGGTGAGGCGAGCTGGCGTGCAAGGGGCAGCCACACCCGACGGCGTTCTGACTCGATTTGGGAAGACGACGGTTGGGCGAATAGTGAAAGAAATAGAAGCTCGACCAGACTCTGCAACTATTGATCTCGGCTTCCTGCTCCTAGAAATGAGCGAGCAGGCTGTGAAGGAAATGAGTCGCGCTGTAGACAAACTGGCTGCTCGGACTCGTGCTGATGGTCAGGTGCATGACGTCACGTTCGGATTTAAAGAAGGTTCAGGCATTACCTTCCATTGCACTGATGAGCCATCAAACGTAGCTGGCCCTCGACTGGAGTCATACTGCACGCTTCGTAAGTACCGGGAGAAAGCTTCGCAGTGGTTTGGTCTCTGCATGACTTCAACGGGTCCAGACGTACAATTCGGTGTCTCGCTGCTCTTCCCGTGGAATCAAGATGCGCAGATGGATGAGAAAACCAAAGATATGAAGGAGCCGGTTCCGATCGACCAGGCTCTTCAGACACTGATGATGAGGCGAAGCCGAGCGCGCAAGATTGGCCGTAACGACCTCTGTCCTTGCGGCAGTGGGCGCAAATACAAGAAATGTTGCCTTAACTAA
- a CDS encoding IS3 family transposase (programmed frameshift), with product MTQNYKPAYPPEFRQQMVELVALGKCPKQLSKEFGCHYTSIQTWCRAAGVPIRSSQTIAFAATSSVVSLSANERQELLELRKKLKRVEMERDILGKGYGLVCKQHGLMGKVYQLIKANRAQFPARVLCETLGVSHSGYYDWAKRTPSRRAITNCRLIEQIMAIYRTSDGTYGRPRITVELADRGVRVNHKRVGRLMREAGIKGVSRRRGFVITTHRNKRDHPAPDLVQRHFKAASINQLWVADMTYIPTWAGFLYLAVVIDVFSRKVVGWSFGETMTASLVISALNMALITRKPGKVIHHSDQGSQYTSVEFGKRCREMGVRPSMGSVGDAYDNAMAESFFASLECELIDRRSWKNKTEARLAIFTWIESWYNPTRRHSGLGYLSPNNFERKLNEKNQIAIDYNSLSQVETLSTP from the exons ATGACACAAAACTACAAACCTGCTTACCCACCGGAGTTTCGTCAGCAGATGGTGGAATTGGTAGCATTAGGCAAATGCCCCAAGCAATTATCCAAGGAATTTGGTTGCCACTACACTTCGATACAAACCTGGTGTCGAGCAGCAGGTGTACCAATTAGATCAAGCCAGACAATTGCTTTCGCTGCAACATCGAGTGTTGTTTCCTTGAGTGCCAACGAACGGCAGGAGCTGCTGGAATTGCGTAAGAAGCTCAAGCGTGTGGAGATGGAGCGTGACATATTGG GCAAAGGCTACGGCCTGGTTTGCAAACAACACGGATTGATGGGGAAGGTGTACCAATTAATCAAGGCAAACCGGGCTCAATTTCCGGCTCGTGTTCTATGTGAAACACTTGGTGTATCGCACAGCGGTTACTATGACTGGGCAAAACGCACACCCAGCCGACGGGCCATTACCAACTGTCGATTGATCGAGCAGATCATGGCTATATACCGTACAAGCGATGGTACGTATGGCCGCCCCCGCATTACCGTTGAGTTAGCCGATCGTGGAGTCAGGGTCAATCATAAGCGCGTAGGCAGGTTGATGCGTGAAGCTGGAATTAAAGGAGTGAGTCGCAGGCGAGGCTTTGTGATCACGACTCATCGGAATAAGCGTGACCACCCTGCACCGGATTTAGTGCAACGTCATTTCAAGGCAGCTAGCATCAATCAACTATGGGTTGCGGACATGACTTACATTCCTACCTGGGCAGGGTTTTTGTACCTAGCCGTGGTCATCGATGTATTCAGCCGTAAGGTAGTGGGCTGGTCTTTCGGCGAAACCATGACAGCAAGTCTGGTGATCAGTGCGTTGAACATGGCGTTAATCACTCGTAAACCGGGCAAAGTGATTCACCACAGCGATCAGGGTAGTCAATACACCAGTGTTGAGTTCGGCAAGCGATGCAGGGAAATGGGTGTGCGTCCCTCCATGGGCAGTGTGGGGGATGCTTACGACAATGCGATGGCTGAAAGCTTTTTTGCCAGCCTAGAATGTGAATTGATCGATAGGCGCTCCTGGAAAAATAAAACTGAAGCAAGGCTGGCCATATTCACCTGGATCGAGTCATGGTACAACCCCACTCGCAGGCATTCTGGACTGGGATACTTATCACCAAACAATTTTGAGAGAAAACTGAATGAGAAAAATCAAATCGCGATAGACTACAATTCGCTTTCACAGGTCGAGACTCTCTCGACTCCATGA
- a CDS encoding SulP family inorganic anion transporter codes for MIKKLEWKGFCTMTRKDVQRDFLASVVVFLVALPLCMGIAIASGVPPVKGIITGIVGGLIVGLLAGCPLQISGPAAGLTVLVFDMIQRFGVDKLGIVVLAAGAIQILAGFLQLGQWFRAVSPAVIQGMLAGIGVLILASQFHIMIGDTPKESGLENILTIPEAMRKGLIPHEGDDPSHWVSAHIGILTIAVIILWQFLVPKRFQFVPAPLVGVLVASGVAYVQNLSIDYIEFRDSLGSSIDFLKIEDFASLLDPSLLSIAIAIAFIASAETLLCATAVDHMHSGPRTRYNREMSAQGVGNLLCGFLGALPMTGVIVRSKANIQSGGRTRVSAILHGGWLLLFAGLFPQILERVPIASLAALLVYTGYTLINVQAIRTLSMFGRGEVAVYAVTLVTIVTTNLLIGVLAGFGVALAKLIYSTNTLKVSVDPGINDKPISIKFSGAATFVSLPKMANILDDIPLKRNVHLDFEDLRYIDRACLNLLVSWKRFYEARNGTVSFDWKALENRLLGGKWGQE; via the coding sequence ATGATTAAGAAACTAGAATGGAAGGGGTTTTGCACGATGACGCGGAAAGATGTACAACGTGATTTTTTGGCGTCTGTGGTGGTGTTTCTGGTGGCCTTGCCGTTGTGCATGGGCATTGCCATTGCTTCCGGTGTCCCTCCCGTGAAGGGTATTATCACCGGTATTGTCGGTGGGCTGATTGTCGGGCTTCTTGCCGGTTGTCCGCTACAGATCAGCGGCCCGGCTGCGGGTCTGACCGTACTTGTCTTCGATATGATCCAGCGTTTTGGCGTAGACAAGCTGGGAATAGTGGTTCTGGCGGCAGGCGCCATCCAAATCCTGGCGGGATTTCTCCAGTTGGGTCAATGGTTCCGGGCCGTCTCCCCTGCGGTTATTCAAGGGATGTTGGCGGGAATCGGCGTGCTCATCCTGGCAAGCCAATTTCACATCATGATTGGGGACACGCCTAAGGAAAGCGGGCTTGAGAATATTTTGACCATCCCCGAAGCCATGAGGAAAGGGTTGATTCCTCATGAGGGAGATGACCCGAGCCATTGGGTGTCGGCCCACATCGGAATTCTCACGATCGCAGTCATTATTCTGTGGCAATTCCTGGTGCCCAAAAGGTTTCAATTTGTCCCGGCTCCGTTGGTGGGGGTATTGGTCGCCAGTGGCGTAGCTTATGTGCAAAATCTCTCCATCGATTATATTGAGTTCCGTGATAGCCTCGGTAGCTCGATCGATTTTTTGAAGATAGAGGATTTTGCCTCCCTTCTCGATCCATCCCTATTGTCCATAGCAATCGCCATTGCCTTTATCGCCAGCGCGGAAACTCTTTTATGCGCCACTGCCGTCGACCACATGCATTCGGGGCCGCGGACCCGATACAATCGGGAAATGTCCGCTCAGGGAGTTGGCAATCTTTTATGTGGATTCCTTGGTGCTTTACCCATGACCGGGGTGATCGTCCGTAGCAAAGCCAATATTCAGAGTGGAGGCCGAACCCGTGTTTCAGCTATTCTGCATGGCGGATGGTTACTGCTCTTTGCCGGACTTTTTCCGCAAATACTCGAACGGGTTCCTATCGCGAGCTTGGCCGCCCTTCTCGTGTATACCGGCTATACCCTCATCAATGTGCAGGCTATCCGGACACTTTCCATGTTCGGCCGGGGAGAAGTCGCCGTGTATGCGGTGACCCTGGTGACCATTGTGACAACTAATCTCTTGATAGGTGTGCTTGCAGGGTTCGGTGTGGCACTTGCGAAGCTGATTTATTCAACCAACACCCTTAAGGTTTCCGTCGACCCAGGGATAAACGATAAACCGATTTCCATCAAATTCTCAGGTGCCGCCACGTTCGTAAGTCTTCCCAAGATGGCCAATATCTTGGACGACATCCCCTTGAAGAGAAATGTACATCTCGATTTCGAGGATCTACGCTATATTGATCGCGCATGCCTTAACTTATTGGTTTCATGGAAGAGATTTTATGAAGCCAGAAACGGAACAGTGTCTTTCGATTGGAAAGCGTTGGAAAACAGACTGCTCGGAGGAAAATGGGGGCAGGAGTAG